The following coding sequences lie in one Nitrospirota bacterium genomic window:
- a CDS encoding sulfite exporter TauE/SafE family protein — translation MPFLKKFLLVTMVVVVVLSVCTCVFASSGVDEPVKKAADVSWWVWPLSLFVLTFVLGIVAVLGGVGGGVLFVPIVGGFFPFHLDFVRGSGLLVALAGALAAGPGLLKKGMADLRLALPVGLIASACAVVGAMIGLALPTNVVQISLGVTILGIVIIIIMAKKSEFPEVKEADALSTALRITGVYHEVSTGQQINWKIHRTFKGFLLFIVIGVMAGMFGLGAGWANVPTLNLLMGAPLKVAVSTSKFLLSITDTSAAWIYINNGAVLPMIVVPSIIGIMLGSMVGVKILAKTKPSAVRYVVITMLLFAGLRALLKGLNVWK, via the coding sequence ATGCCGTTTTTGAAAAAGTTTCTGTTGGTAACAATGGTAGTTGTAGTAGTGCTTAGTGTATGTACCTGTGTATTTGCGTCATCAGGAGTGGATGAACCAGTTAAAAAAGCAGCAGATGTATCCTGGTGGGTGTGGCCGCTTTCCCTGTTTGTATTAACCTTTGTGCTTGGGATTGTAGCGGTGCTTGGAGGTGTAGGGGGCGGAGTGCTTTTTGTACCAATTGTGGGAGGGTTTTTCCCATTTCACCTTGATTTTGTAAGAGGTTCAGGGTTGTTGGTGGCATTAGCCGGGGCATTGGCAGCAGGTCCGGGGCTTTTAAAAAAAGGTATGGCTGATTTACGGCTTGCCCTGCCAGTTGGGCTTATTGCCTCTGCATGTGCTGTAGTGGGTGCGATGATAGGTCTTGCTCTGCCAACTAATGTTGTTCAGATATCTCTCGGTGTAACAATACTTGGCATAGTAATTATTATCATCATGGCTAAGAAGTCTGAATTCCCTGAGGTTAAAGAGGCTGACGCCCTTTCCACAGCTCTGAGAATAACCGGTGTGTATCATGAAGTGTCAACAGGACAGCAGATTAACTGGAAAATCCACAGAACTTTTAAAGGATTTCTTCTGTTTATCGTAATAGGTGTAATGGCTGGCATGTTTGGCCTTGGCGCAGGATGGGCAAATGTGCCGACACTGAATCTCCTTATGGGAGCGCCTCTTAAGGTGGCTGTATCGACAAGCAAATTTCTGCTTTCCATAACCGATACATCGGCTGCCTGGATATACATTAATAACGGCGCCGTGCTGCCTATGATAGTGGTTCCCTCAATTATAGGAATAATGCTCGGCTCTATGGTGGGTGTTAAGATATTGGCAAAGACCAAGCCTTCTGCCGTAAGATATGTTGTTATCACAATGCTTCTTTTTGCAGGTTTAAGGGCATTGTTAAAAGGCCTTAACGTATGGAAATAA